A stretch of DNA from Bacteroidales bacterium WCE2008:
GCGACAAGAGTATCCGAAGGGGCATCCAGCTTGAGTATTGGATTGTCCACCTTTCTCAACGCATTGAAGACCGAATCACGGCCGATACGGGTCGCATTGGTAAGGACCGATACCTTCGCAGACGGATAATAGCGGTCGCGAAGAGCGATTGTTATATCTATGATCTCGGGGAATTCAGGATTGAGCGTCGGTTCGCCGTCTCCGGAGAATGTGATCGAGTCAATCAGAGTGCCTGCAGCGGCACATTCCTTAAGCTTAACCTCGAGTGCATCATGAAGCTCGGCAGCCGTAGGAAGAGTATGGTCTCCCCTGCCGTCCTTGTTCCAGCCGCACTCGCAGTATATGCAGTCGAAATTGCATATCTTGCCGTTTCTGGGAAGAAGATTGATTCCCAGGGACGATCCGAGACGACGGCTATGTATCGGTCCGAAGACCAGTTCTTCCCGCATCATAGGCTTTAGATTACCCTATATGAACGGCTCTGAGGGGTAAGTCTCAGGCCTTCTCCGATATTGTCGATATATACGAGGCCCGGTTTCATGCCAGGGGCGATACGTCCATAACGGTCCTCTACAGAGAGGAATTCAGCGCCGTTGCGGCTTGCCCAGGTAAGCAGTTCTCCAAGCTTGAGATCAGCGAAGTTCTCCTGCAGGCAGCGCAGCTCGGCAATCATATCCAGGTCATCATTGCTGGACAGAGAATCGGTGCCGACCGTAAGTTTCATTCCATTCTCGCGCATCAGGCCGACAGGCGGAAGAGCGTTGTGGATGAAAAGGTTAGACAACGGACAGAGTGCAATATAAGCATTTTTCATGACTTTCTTGACTGCATCCATTCCTTCCTGGTCCATGCATACTTCGTGGACAAGCAGTATATGCTCGTCGAACGGGGCCAGATGCGCCTTTTCAAGCCTGTCTATGAAATACAGAAGCGAAGACTTCCCGGTAACCGGCGGAGTGCTCATGCCTGCTGCCTTGCGGTTCTCCCACATGCGGCCGCTGCCGGACTTCAGCATCTCTTCCTCCTCGTCCGTCTCCTCGCTATGGAACGACAGGAAGCCGGATTTGAGGCCCTCGGCACTTGACGCAGTCACGAGTTCCGGGCTCATGGTATAGCATGAATGAGGAGTAGGCGCGGCATCGATGCCGCAGGCGTCAGCCTTTTCCTTAAGTTTCAGCACGCCCTCGATGACCGAAGCGCAATCCTCGGGCTCGGTACCGAATACTTCCAGGAATGTCCTTGTGTACATCGGTGACGCAGCCTTGATTGCGAACGAATCGTCGCAGTTGCTGATATCCCCCATCGCGGAGACTCCCTGCTGCCAGAGATGGTCCATCCAGTGCTGGATATCGGCGAGTTTCTCTTCGAGCGGGCTGGTATCCCTGAGGGCGTTGATCTGGTCAATGAACCCTGCCATTCCGGTCCCTTTGCGGAAGAGTTTCCACATATAGGAAAGCTCGATATGGCAGTGCGTATTGACAAGTCCGGGAGCAAGGACTCCGTCGAGGAAGTTCTCTTCAGCCGACGGATCGTCGCAGACCCCGGTACGGATAACCGTGCCGTCATCCTCGACTTCGACGAATCCATTGAGGACCGGTTCGCTATTCTCCAGCGGGAACAGGTATTTCGCTGCTATTCTTTTCATCTTTCAAATCAGTTGAATCTATGCGCGTATGCAGGACGGAGATCATGTCCATGGAGTCGATCACAACCCTGATGCTGTCGTAAAGCGGTACGGCATCAAAGAGTTCCGGCTTATGCAAATTGGCAATTATTCTCTCAAGGTTAATACGGACGCTGTCGTTCTGCTTCTCTATCTTTTCGAGAGCGACCATTTCGACAATCTGCTTCTGAAGGATAGAGCGTGCATCCTCGAAGATGTCGGCGAATTCGCCAGGCTTGCGGAGATACTTCCCTGCGCTTGCCCGGTAATCTTCCATCGTATATCCGTATTTCTCGAATATAGGATCATATACAAGGCTGGTATCGGCACGGAGATAATTACTTTGACCTGATCTTATCCACTGGTCGGCGACTACCATCTCGGCATATATCTTCGACATGGTAGAAGGCGGTATGATGCGGGGATGCTTACGCGAGCACGAAAGCAGAACCAGCAGGACCGCCAGGGCGACAGCGATATGAGCCTTTCTTATCTTCATTATCTGAGGGTAGCGCCGAATTCGTTCTGGAATACTGCAAGGATCTTGCCCATCACCTTCTCCACTTCTACGTCGGTAAGGGTCTTCTCATCGTCCTGGAGCACGAAATTGAGAGCATACTGTTTCTTGCCCTCAGGGATCTTGTCGCCTCTGTAGACGTCGAAGAGAGTAACCTGCTTGAGCAGTTTCTTTGCGGCACGCAATGCGCTGCGGCGCATGTCGGCATAGGTAACGCTCTCGTCGAGGAGAAGCGCAAGGTCTCTGCGGACCTCAGGGAACTTAGGCAGTTCGGTGAATTTCACCTTCACCCTCTTGACGAGGGTAAGAAGCATCTGCCAGTTGATCTCGGCTGCGAATACAGGCTGCTTGACGTCGAACTTGCGGGCGAAAGCCGGATTGACCGTACCCATGACTGCAAGCTCTTTCTTGGTGCCCGGGAGCATGTATACAAGCCCCTCGGAATAGATGTCGGCCGGAGCCGGCGCCGTCTCGAGAGTATAGATATCTGCGCCATAGCGCTTGAGAAGAAGCTCGAGATAGCCCTTGAGCTGGAAGTAGCTGCCCTTGCGTGACTCCTGGCGCCATGATTTCTCGCTGGAGCCGCTCATCATGAGGCAGAAGCACTGATGCTCCTCGTATGAAGCGAGAGTAGTGCCGTCGCCTTCCTCGAGTTTCTGATATACTGAACCGTATTCGAATGTCTTGATGTTGGTGATCTGACGGTTGGCGTTGTACGCTACTACCTCGAGTCCGCCCGGAACGAGGCTCTGTCTCATCACGTTGAGATCGGAGCTGAGCGGGTTGACTATCCTGACGCAGTGCTCTTCCGGCCAGGTCTTGAGGTTGGCGTAGTAGGCGCTCTTGGTCAGGGAGTTGTTCATGGTCTCCACGAAACCGTTAGCTGCGAGGAAGTTGGAGATGTAGTTGCGTACTGCCTC
This window harbors:
- a CDS encoding Wyosine [tRNA(Phe)-imidazoG37] synthetase, radical SAM superfamily → MMREELVFGPIHSRRLGSSLGINLLPRNGKICNFDCIYCECGWNKDGRGDHTLPTAAELHDALEVKLKECAAAGTLIDSITFSGDGEPTLNPEFPEIIDITIALRDRYYPSAKVSVLTNATRIGRDSVFNALRKVDNPILKLDAPSDTLVARINQPTGDYSVRQVVEDMKKFKGDFILQTIFLKSSDFDSSSPEVVEGWMDIVRELRPREIMVYTIDRETPAKDLKKFTAGQMRGLVQPLIDEGFVIQING
- a CDS encoding Cytosine/adenosine deaminase, whose protein sequence is MKRIAAKYLFPLENSEPVLNGFVEVEDDGTVIRTGVCDDPSAEENFLDGVLAPGLVNTHCHIELSYMWKLFRKGTGMAGFIDQINALRDTSPLEEKLADIQHWMDHLWQQGVSAMGDISNCDDSFAIKAASPMYTRTFLEVFGTEPEDCASVIEGVLKLKEKADACGIDAAPTPHSCYTMSPELVTASSAEGLKSGFLSFHSEETDEEEEMLKSGSGRMWENRKAAGMSTPPVTGKSSLLYFIDRLEKAHLAPFDEHILLVHEVCMDQEGMDAVKKVMKNAYIALCPLSNLFIHNALPPVGLMRENGMKLTVGTDSLSSNDDLDMIAELRCLQENFADLKLGELLTWASRNGAEFLSVEDRYGRIAPGMKPGLVYIDNIGEGLRLTPQSRSYRVI